In Vibrio pelagius, a single window of DNA contains:
- a CDS encoding LysR substrate-binding domain-containing protein produces MEHKQHAVSNLYTFGIAAKCMSFTGAAEELHLTQAAVSQRIKQLELQLGFKLFVRLTRKLELTEEGRQLYETVNGAFSTIFSDIDDITFNELSGELYIGIAPTFAQSWLLPKLSDFQAQYPHLNLKIRVKASHLDFQHEPVDLAIYYCRDSQPDMYNEVLLEEFLTPVCTPLYAEKNNINRDINCLSNAKLIHCTESIDSANFDFEWQHWFRLQKNKINTPSSYCVFNHGEMAISAVRNHMGMGMGRVALIQSYLDSGELIAPFPSVRADMKYLLICPKGMEQRKKFKAFTSWIREQLAEDR; encoded by the coding sequence ATGGAACATAAACAGCATGCGGTTTCAAATTTATATACTTTTGGTATTGCGGCCAAATGTATGAGCTTTACTGGTGCAGCAGAAGAACTCCACTTAACACAAGCTGCGGTAAGTCAGAGAATCAAACAACTTGAACTGCAATTAGGGTTTAAGTTATTTGTTCGGTTGACTAGAAAACTGGAGCTAACAGAAGAAGGGAGGCAGCTATATGAAACCGTAAACGGTGCTTTCTCTACGATTTTTTCAGATATTGATGATATAACGTTCAATGAACTTTCTGGAGAGTTATATATTGGTATTGCCCCTACATTCGCTCAATCATGGCTGCTCCCTAAACTATCGGATTTCCAAGCCCAGTATCCGCACTTAAACTTGAAAATCAGAGTGAAAGCCAGTCACCTTGACTTTCAGCATGAACCCGTTGATCTGGCGATATATTATTGCCGAGATTCACAACCAGATATGTACAATGAAGTCCTTTTGGAAGAGTTCCTTACTCCTGTATGTACACCGTTATATGCGGAAAAAAACAACATAAATCGTGATATCAATTGCTTGTCAAATGCGAAGCTAATTCACTGTACAGAATCTATTGACTCAGCAAATTTTGATTTTGAATGGCAGCATTGGTTCAGGTTGCAGAAAAACAAGATCAACACCCCGTCAAGTTATTGTGTTTTTAATCATGGCGAAATGGCTATATCTGCAGTTAGGAATCATATGGGAATGGGGATGGGGAGAGTAGCTTTGATCCAATCCTATCTTGACAGTGGGGAGCTGATTGCTCCGTTTCCCTCAGTTCGTGCCGACATGAAATATTTACTTATTTGCCCCAAAGGGATGGAACAGCGAAAGAAATTTAAAGCTTTTACATCTTGGATTCGAGAGCAGCTTGCTGAAGATAGATAG
- a CDS encoding DMT family transporter — MQQRQPLDVTAFSLMIIFCMIMGGQQVAIKAVSADMAPIVQLALRSLFAAVLILMYMRFKKERFVSNSGAIKYGVLAGAFFALEFFLLGEALTRTTAAHAVVFLYSSPIFTALILHLFVPSERMSLLQWIGILIAFSGIGIIFWEPSSTDASDTFIGDVLAFLAALAWSLTTVIVRCTSLSQVPVKQVVFYQLIVGFVLLAIASTVTHQWHFNSTPMVWVNLIFQSVVVSFLAFLVWFWLLGRYQASQIGILSFMTPLFGVVFGYILLGEHLDKQFLIGSVFILSGIFVVNSSGWMLRAFRRLQQAKNKASEL, encoded by the coding sequence ATGCAACAAAGACAACCACTCGATGTCACCGCTTTTTCTCTTATGATCATCTTTTGCATGATCATGGGAGGACAACAAGTCGCGATTAAAGCCGTCAGTGCAGATATGGCCCCTATCGTACAACTTGCTTTGCGCTCATTATTTGCAGCAGTTTTGATCCTAATGTACATGCGCTTTAAAAAAGAACGTTTTGTCTCTAACTCCGGAGCAATAAAATATGGAGTGCTTGCGGGAGCCTTCTTTGCTCTAGAGTTTTTCTTATTGGGCGAGGCACTGACCCGAACGACCGCAGCCCACGCCGTTGTATTTTTATACAGCTCACCGATCTTTACCGCTCTAATTCTTCATCTGTTTGTCCCATCAGAAAGAATGTCGTTGCTTCAATGGATAGGAATTCTGATTGCTTTTAGCGGGATAGGTATCATTTTCTGGGAACCGAGTTCAACGGATGCCTCTGACACTTTCATTGGGGATGTTCTTGCTTTTCTTGCAGCATTGGCATGGTCGCTAACGACAGTGATAGTGCGATGCACTTCTCTTTCTCAAGTACCAGTGAAACAGGTGGTTTTTTATCAGCTCATTGTTGGGTTTGTTTTACTGGCTATAGCATCTACCGTAACGCACCAGTGGCATTTTAATTCAACACCTATGGTGTGGGTTAACTTAATATTTCAATCAGTAGTCGTGTCATTTCTCGCCTTTTTAGTCTGGTTTTGGCTTCTGGGCCGCTATCAAGCCTCACAAATTGGCATCCTTTCCTTTATGACGCCCTTGTTTGGTGTGGTCTTTGGTTACATATTGCTGGGAGAACACCTTGATAAGCAGTTCCTGATAGGCTCAGTTTTCATCCTTTCTGGTATCTTTGTGGTCAATAGTTCAGGTTGGATGTTAAGAGCATTTCGCCGCTTGCAGCAAGCTAAGAATAAAGCTTCAGAGCTCTAG
- a CDS encoding AraC family transcriptional regulator, whose translation MKKNRSLVPFQNRIPEPMYFRVAEIPANSSYPKHSHPWGEFVYSYNGVMEVKIGNRSYLAPSQYGIWLPPGIEHQGFNQHEATHCSLYIEAHYANVLPNKVCALQVTPLIRSALEHLKQFLPVPPYSAEQTRLIRVIHDQLKQTHSIESFLPSTDDATLSRVLDHIEKYLDQDIPLKTLAAHFYITERTLMRKSNKELGMSLTEWKQKLKVLKAMNRLEVGDSVEVIALELGYSSSSAFIVMFKRIMGVTPKEYLKMNV comes from the coding sequence ATGAAAAAAAATCGCAGCTTAGTTCCATTTCAAAACCGTATACCTGAGCCGATGTACTTTCGTGTTGCGGAAATCCCGGCTAATTCAAGTTACCCTAAGCACAGTCACCCTTGGGGGGAGTTTGTCTATTCTTACAATGGTGTTATGGAAGTAAAGATAGGAAACCGCTCCTATTTAGCCCCTTCTCAGTATGGGATTTGGCTTCCACCGGGTATTGAACATCAAGGCTTTAATCAACATGAGGCCACTCATTGCTCGTTATATATCGAGGCGCATTACGCGAACGTATTGCCAAACAAAGTATGTGCTTTGCAAGTCACACCATTGATCCGTTCAGCGCTTGAACATTTAAAGCAATTTTTGCCTGTGCCTCCTTATTCTGCCGAACAAACTCGTCTCATTAGGGTTATTCACGATCAACTTAAGCAAACTCATTCGATTGAGAGCTTTTTACCTTCGACTGATGATGCCACGTTGTCACGTGTACTTGACCATATCGAAAAGTATCTTGATCAAGACATCCCTCTTAAAACATTGGCGGCCCATTTTTACATCACAGAGCGTACTCTCATGAGAAAAAGCAACAAAGAATTGGGCATGTCTCTCACAGAGTGGAAGCAAAAACTGAAAGTACTGAAAGCGATGAATCGACTGGAGGTGGGCGATAGTGTTGAAGTTATCGCCCTTGAGTTGGGGTATTCAAGTTCATCTGCGTTTATCGTTATGTTTAAACGAATTATGGGTGTGACCCCGAAAGAATACCTTAAGATGAACGTGTAA
- a CDS encoding alpha/beta fold hydrolase gives MELFSSQRFPFLIEGVHLSVSAITRSGENDPIVFLHGFGSTKEDYADIVHYAEFNDHPFLAYDAPGCGETQCSDPSSVTIPFLLKTAIAVLDQVGFKQFHLVGHSMGGLTALMLAHHYPNRVLSFTDIEGNIAPEDCFLSRQIINYPSSSATEFFDEFITRTRHAPHYASALYSASLRHKVRADAVKAIFTSMVELSDDGDLMAKFLSLSCPKMFMYGEQNQHLSYLSHIEREGVRLAEIPDCGHFPMYSNPVSMWHHIAQNITRSS, from the coding sequence ATGGAGCTATTTTCAAGCCAACGTTTCCCTTTTTTAATCGAAGGTGTACATCTTAGCGTGTCAGCGATAACCCGATCAGGAGAGAACGATCCGATTGTCTTTCTCCATGGTTTTGGTTCAACTAAAGAAGACTACGCTGACATTGTTCATTATGCAGAATTTAACGACCATCCTTTTCTTGCCTACGATGCGCCAGGATGCGGTGAGACTCAATGCAGCGATCCCTCATCCGTTACTATCCCTTTTCTCCTGAAAACAGCTATTGCGGTACTGGATCAGGTAGGGTTCAAACAATTTCATCTCGTAGGGCATTCTATGGGAGGGTTGACCGCATTAATGCTCGCGCATCATTACCCAAACCGTGTGCTCAGCTTCACCGACATTGAAGGAAACATAGCGCCAGAAGATTGTTTTCTGAGCCGGCAAATTATCAATTACCCATCAAGCAGCGCAACAGAATTTTTTGATGAATTTATAACGCGAACTCGCCATGCACCACACTATGCAAGCGCCTTATATTCCGCTAGCTTACGCCATAAAGTTCGAGCCGATGCAGTTAAAGCGATATTCACGTCGATGGTAGAACTATCAGATGATGGTGATCTAATGGCTAAATTTCTGAGCTTGTCATGCCCGAAGATGTTCATGTATGGAGAGCAGAACCAACATCTATCTTACCTATCCCATATTGAGAGGGAAGGTGTAAGACTGGCAGAAATACCTGACTGCGGACATTTCCCTATGTATTCAAACCCTGTCAGTATGTGGCACCATATTGCGCAAAATATTACACGTTCATCTTAA